A section of the Desulfurispora thermophila DSM 16022 genome encodes:
- a CDS encoding glutamate synthase subunit beta has protein sequence MGKPGAFMEYRREVPAERPPLERIKDWQEFRLPLPEEKLRQQAARCMDCGVPFCHSGMVLGGMIAGCPNHNLIPEWNDLAYRGLWREALDRLLKTNNFPEFTGRVCPALCEGACTAGLVGKPVCTKSIEWSIIEKAYAQGWMVPRPPRRRTGKKVAVVGSGPSGLACADQLNKAGHLVTVFERSDRIGGLLMYGIPNMKLDKRLVQRRVDLMTAEGVRFVTRTFVGRDYPAEKLLEEFDAVVLCCGSTRPRDLNVPGRELAGIHMAVDYLSANTRCLLDSGHRDGQYISAAGKDVIVIGGGDTGTDCVATALRQGCRSVAQLEIMPPLPVRRAPDNPWPQYPRIYKVDYGQEEAAALFGSDPRHYCVMTKAFHGDGQGHVQGVLTVQVEWVKDAYGRPVPREIAGSEKVWPAQLVLLAMGFLGPEEELLKQLGVQQDQRGNVAAEYGKFATNVPGIFAAGDMRRGQSLVIWAINEGRGAARECDRYLMGETRLP, from the coding sequence ATGGGTAAACCAGGTGCATTTATGGAATACAGGCGCGAAGTGCCGGCGGAAAGGCCGCCGCTGGAACGCATCAAGGACTGGCAGGAGTTCCGCCTGCCCCTGCCAGAGGAAAAGCTGCGGCAGCAGGCGGCCCGTTGCATGGATTGCGGCGTGCCGTTCTGCCACAGCGGCATGGTGCTGGGCGGCATGATTGCCGGCTGCCCGAATCACAATTTGATTCCCGAGTGGAACGATCTGGCCTACCGCGGTCTGTGGCGGGAGGCTCTGGATCGGCTGCTCAAGACCAACAACTTTCCCGAGTTTACCGGCCGGGTCTGCCCGGCCCTCTGCGAGGGTGCCTGCACGGCCGGTCTGGTGGGTAAGCCGGTGTGTACGAAAAGTATTGAATGGTCAATTATTGAGAAAGCTTACGCCCAGGGCTGGATGGTACCCCGGCCGCCCCGCCGCCGCACGGGCAAAAAAGTGGCCGTGGTAGGTTCGGGGCCGTCCGGTCTGGCCTGCGCCGACCAGCTGAACAAAGCCGGGCACCTGGTGACGGTGTTCGAGCGCAGCGACCGCATTGGCGGGCTTTTGATGTACGGTATACCCAATATGAAGCTGGACAAACGCCTGGTGCAGCGGCGGGTGGATTTGATGACGGCAGAGGGAGTGCGCTTTGTCACCCGCACTTTTGTGGGGCGCGATTATCCGGCCGAGAAACTGCTGGAAGAGTTCGATGCGGTGGTGCTTTGTTGCGGCTCCACCCGGCCGCGGGATTTAAACGTACCGGGCCGGGAACTGGCCGGTATCCACATGGCCGTGGACTACTTGAGTGCCAATACCAGGTGCCTTTTGGACAGCGGCCACCGGGACGGCCAGTACATTTCCGCGGCCGGCAAGGACGTTATTGTCATCGGTGGCGGCGATACGGGTACCGACTGCGTGGCCACAGCCTTGCGCCAGGGCTGCCGCAGCGTGGCCCAGCTGGAGATCATGCCGCCCCTGCCGGTGCGGCGGGCGCCCGATAACCCCTGGCCTCAATACCCCCGGATTTACAAAGTGGACTACGGGCAGGAGGAGGCTGCGGCCCTTTTCGGCAGTGACCCGCGCCATTACTGCGTGATGACCAAGGCTTTTCATGGTGATGGGCAGGGCCATGTGCAGGGTGTTCTTACCGTGCAGGTGGAGTGGGTGAAAGACGCATACGGCCGTCCGGTACCGCGGGAAATTGCCGGCAGTGAAAAGGTGTGGCCGGCCCAGTTGGTGCTTTTGGCCATGGGCTTTCTGGGGCCCGAGGAGGAATTGCTCAAGCAGTTGGGCGTGCAGCAGGACCAGCGGGGCAATGTGGCGGCGGAATACGGCAAATTTGCCACCAACGTGCCCGGCATATTTGCCGCCGGTGATATGCGGCGCGGTCAGAGCCTGGTGATCTGGGCCATCAACGAGGGGCGGGGTGCAGCCCGGGAGTGTGACCGCTACCTGATGGGCGAAACAAGGCTTCCTTGA